From Xenopus tropicalis strain Nigerian chromosome 3, UCB_Xtro_10.0, whole genome shotgun sequence, the proteins below share one genomic window:
- the LOC100493138 gene encoding transmembrane 4 L6 family member 4 produces the protein MSCFPACTRDCSRFIGVSLYPFCVLSILCNIFLFFPGWSVEAINNPGEHMTPEVLYLGGFMGSGVLVLIAAIYNHCIGKPGKYSSRFMMFLSIIISALGVCGALYGLVVSALGLANGPRCLYLFISGRVQWTIPFKLPLEFLNLERSYLFNRKAWDRCVEPTGVVEFNVIFFSTILASSCIQIVLCSIQMLNGLFGCIFTPRLTKF, from the exons ATGTCCTGCTTCCCCGCTTGCACCCGGGACTGTTCCAGGTTTATCGGGGTGTCCCTGTACCCCTTCTGCGTCCTCAGCATCCTCTGTAACATCTTCTTGTTCTTCCCGGGATGGAGTGTAGAGGCCATCAATAACCCAGGAGAACATATGACCCCAGAAGTCCTTTATCTTGGGGGTTTCATGGGCAGTGGAGTTCTG GTCCTGATTGCTGCAATCTATAACCACTGCATAGGGAAGCCTGGGAAATATAGCAGTCGGTTTATG atgttcctCTCTATCATAATCTCGGCCCTTGGGGTGTGTGGCGCTCTCTATGGTCTTGTTGTCTCGGCCCTGGGTCTGGCCAATGGTCCTCGCTGCCTCTACCTGTTTATAAGTGGACGGGTTCAGTGGACAATCCCCTTCAAATTGCCTCTGGAATTTTTAAA TTTAGAAAGAAGTTACCTCTTCAACAGGAAAGCCTGGGATCGGTGCGTAGAACCCACTGGGGTGGTTGAATTTAACGTCATTTTCTTTTCCACAATCCTGGCCTCCAGCTGCATCCAGATAGTGCTGTGTTCCATTCAGATGCTGAACGGGCTGTTTGGCTGCATCTTCACCCCGCGCCTCACCAAATTCTAA